One Keratinibaculum paraultunense genomic window carries:
- a CDS encoding BlaI/MecI/CopY family transcriptional regulator, producing MKYNLSEMETELAEIIWEREPIKSSELVDICAKKFDWKKSTTYTMIKRVENKGVIINEDGIVKSTISRKDFYASLSSNYVKKSFDGSLPKFIAAFTRAEKLSDADIKEIETMIREHREEK from the coding sequence GTGAAGTATAATTTAAGTGAAATGGAAACAGAATTAGCTGAGATAATTTGGGAAAGGGAACCTATAAAATCTTCTGAATTAGTAGATATTTGTGCCAAAAAATTTGATTGGAAGAAGTCTACTACTTATACTATGATAAAAAGAGTTGAGAATAAAGGTGTAATTATCAATGAAGATGGAATTGTGAAGTCAACTATATCTAGAAAAGATTTTTATGCTAGTCTTAGTAGTAATTATGTTAAAAAATCTTTTGATGGTTCATTGCCTAAATTTATTGCAGCTTTTACAAGAGCAGAAAAACTCAGTGATGCTGACATTAAAGAAATTGAAACTATGATTAGAGAACATAGGGAGGAAAAATAA
- a CDS encoding Nif3-like dinuclear metal center hexameric protein, which produces MRAIDIINLLDSWAPKYLVENWDNTGFQIGDPEKEVKRILLSLDLTEEVFQQALKINAHMIISHHPLIFKSLKSITKLTPKEKLIYNIIREDIVVYNAHTNLDLASNGVNDVLAHVLELKDIRPLNVVYEEPLYKLVVFVPNSHRDEVRNALGEGGAGWIGNYSHCTYNVEGIGTFMPREGTNPYIGEMHELEEVIETRIETIVEKKNLNSVINKMLEVHPYEEVAYDIYPLMNQGKTFGYGRIGEIEKTALTDYLDKIKENLDIEHLIVYGGPIDKEIEKVAVCGGSGSSFIYDAYLNKADVYITGDIKYHDAQYAKELGLIIVDAGHFHTEKVILPTIKKYLDDKIKGDVQIDIFKQSSPHCVVY; this is translated from the coding sequence TTGAGAGCAATAGACATAATTAATTTATTAGATAGTTGGGCACCAAAATACTTAGTAGAGAATTGGGACAATACTGGTTTTCAAATAGGAGATCCAGAGAAAGAAGTTAAAAGAATATTATTATCTTTAGATTTAACTGAAGAGGTATTTCAACAAGCATTAAAAATTAATGCTCATATGATTATTAGCCATCATCCATTAATTTTTAAGTCATTAAAATCTATAACTAAATTAACCCCTAAAGAAAAATTGATATATAATATTATTAGAGAAGATATAGTTGTATATAATGCTCATACTAATTTGGATTTAGCGTCAAACGGTGTAAATGATGTTTTAGCTCATGTTCTTGAATTGAAGGATATTAGACCATTGAATGTAGTTTATGAAGAGCCTTTATATAAATTAGTAGTATTTGTTCCAAATAGTCATAGAGATGAAGTTCGTAATGCGTTAGGAGAAGGAGGCGCGGGTTGGATTGGAAATTACAGTCATTGTACTTATAATGTAGAAGGTATAGGTACTTTTATGCCAAGAGAAGGTACAAATCCATATATAGGAGAAATGCATGAGTTAGAAGAAGTAATAGAAACGAGGATTGAAACTATAGTTGAAAAGAAAAATTTAAATAGTGTAATTAATAAAATGTTGGAGGTACATCCTTATGAAGAAGTAGCTTATGATATATACCCATTAATGAATCAGGGTAAAACATTTGGTTATGGTAGAATTGGAGAAATAGAAAAAACAGCTTTAACTGATTATTTAGATAAAATAAAGGAGAATTTGGATATAGAGCATTTAATAGTATATGGGGGACCAATAGATAAAGAAATAGAAAAAGTTGCAGTATGTGGTGGTAGTGGTTCTTCATTTATATATGATGCTTATTTAAATAAAGCAGATGTATATATTACTGGAGATATAAAGTATCACGATGCTCAATATGCTAAAGAATTAGGATTAATTATAGTAGATGCAGGACATTTTCATACAGAAAAAGTAATATTACCTACAATCAAAAAATATTTAGACGATAAAATAAAAGGGGATGTGCAAATAGATATATTTAAGCAAAGTAGTCCACATTGTGTTGTTTATTAA
- a CDS encoding folate family ECF transporter S component — MQKISTKNIAYYGLLIALNIILTRIGSIRIGGGGVELVRIGFGGYPIIFAGIVFGPLAGGIVGAVGDIIGYFINPLGPYMPHFTMTAALTGIIPGVVMLLFNDRKAKSSFGKLTLAIALGQTTTAIFLVPYFMKMLFNVPMITTVPGRVITQIIQIPLYAYITKVLLNHLFAVKNIN, encoded by the coding sequence ATGCAAAAAATTAGTACAAAAAATATAGCTTATTATGGGCTTTTAATTGCATTAAATATTATATTAACTAGAATAGGTAGCATCAGAATAGGTGGAGGAGGAGTTGAGTTAGTTAGAATAGGTTTTGGTGGATATCCTATAATATTTGCTGGTATAGTATTTGGTCCTTTAGCAGGAGGAATTGTAGGTGCTGTAGGAGATATAATTGGTTATTTTATAAATCCTTTGGGTCCTTATATGCCCCATTTTACTATGACTGCAGCATTAACAGGGATTATTCCTGGTGTTGTTATGTTGTTATTTAATGATAGGAAAGCTAAAAGTTCTTTTGGAAAATTGACTTTAGCAATAGCATTAGGACAAACTACTACAGCTATATTTTTGGTTCCATATTTTATGAAGATGTTATTTAATGTACCTATGATAACTACTGTACCAGGGAGAGTAATTACCCAGATAATTCAGATACCTTTATATGCCTATATAACAAAAGTTTTATTAAATCATTTATTTGCAGTGAAAAATATAAATTAA
- a CDS encoding B12-binding domain-containing radical SAM protein, whose product MKVVFVTPAADIRRNSIYRFGSSFYGRSNSITGPLILGGILKKEGHEVEVYEELYKDLEYENIKDADVICIYTMTSNAPRAYELANIFKEEYKKRVIIGGMHASALPEEALKYADQVVVGEAEKVIIDLIEGNIKESIVYAPPVEDLDKIPFPDYSILKTPCQVANLMTSRGCPFSCIFCTTSRMFYPYRYRTPDNVIKELEMYKRMGFKYVNFEDDNFTANRNRAKEILKKMIQNDLVFRETFFFGRTDLAEDEELLALLRDAHLNRVLIGIESLNQESLDYIDKKQKIEDIEYCGQMLEKYKIKLIASIVLGLDYDTKEDIRKAVQFSKKINAYQLQPAILTPYPGTPLYEQFKKEDRILIKDWQHYDMMNVVFEPKTMTPWELQFEFFKAVNEFYNFKGAMKIFKIFGFEAGMRRLGLWIASKFGKTFFKKKTEKEDGNIYNQLYKLSTEISS is encoded by the coding sequence GTGAAGGTAGTTTTTGTTACACCAGCAGCAGATATAAGAAGGAATAGTATATATAGGTTTGGAAGTTCTTTTTATGGTCGCAGTAATTCAATAACAGGACCGTTAATTTTAGGAGGTATATTAAAAAAAGAAGGTCATGAAGTAGAGGTATATGAAGAACTTTATAAAGACTTAGAATATGAAAATATTAAAGATGCAGATGTAATATGTATATATACTATGACTTCTAATGCACCTAGGGCATATGAATTGGCTAATATTTTTAAAGAGGAGTATAAAAAAAGAGTAATAATAGGAGGGATGCATGCATCGGCTTTACCAGAGGAAGCTTTAAAGTATGCTGATCAAGTGGTAGTAGGTGAAGCTGAAAAAGTTATAATAGATTTAATAGAAGGTAATATAAAAGAAAGTATAGTATATGCTCCTCCAGTAGAGGATTTAGATAAGATACCTTTTCCTGATTATAGTATTTTAAAGACTCCATGCCAAGTAGCTAACTTAATGACATCAAGAGGTTGTCCATTTAGTTGTATATTTTGTACTACATCCAGGATGTTTTATCCTTATAGGTATCGCACACCTGATAATGTAATAAAAGAATTGGAAATGTACAAAAGGATGGGATTTAAATATGTAAATTTTGAAGATGATAATTTTACTGCAAATAGAAATAGGGCAAAAGAAATATTAAAAAAGATGATTCAAAATGATTTGGTATTTAGAGAAACTTTTTTCTTTGGAAGAACTGATCTAGCAGAAGATGAAGAATTATTAGCATTACTTAGAGATGCACATTTAAATCGAGTATTAATAGGAATTGAATCTTTGAATCAAGAATCATTAGATTACATTGATAAGAAACAAAAAATAGAAGATATAGAGTACTGTGGACAGATGTTAGAAAAATATAAAATAAAATTAATTGCAAGTATAGTGTTAGGTCTTGATTATGATACCAAAGAGGATATTAGAAAAGCTGTACAGTTTTCAAAAAAAATAAATGCTTATCAATTGCAGCCAGCAATATTAACACCTTATCCAGGTACTCCTCTATATGAACAATTTAAAAAAGAAGATAGAATTTTAATAAAAGATTGGCAACATTATGATATGATGAATGTTGTATTTGAACCTAAAACCATGACACCTTGGGAATTACAATTTGAATTTTTTAAAGCTGTAAATGAATTTTATAATTTTAAAGGAGCTATGAAAATATTTAAAATATTTGGGTTCGAAGCAGGAATGCGAAGATTAGGTCTTTGGATAGCTAGTAAATTTGGGAAGACCTTCTTTAAGAAAAAAACTGAAAAAGAAGATGGTAATATATATAATCAATTATATAAATTAAGTACAGAAATATCTTCTTAA
- a CDS encoding PHP domain-containing protein, translating to MIIDTHIHENKYSFDSFIDLKKATDIAKLIGLDAICITNHDNNYLRKDIGDSAKINGILVIVGAEILTYQGDILVFGLKDIPQEKLHAEELLSLVKKNNGVAIAAHPFRNNNRGLENHLHEVSHLLSGVESFNGSTYAYHNLYAYATATELNLPSLGASDAHVIDKIGTYATKFYSTIRDHKDFIEAIKTKNFHPVMRREGKYIDLDYSYESIISTTKATTITRQ from the coding sequence ATGATAATTGATACTCATATACATGAAAATAAATATTCATTTGATAGTTTTATAGATTTAAAAAAAGCTACAGATATAGCTAAACTTATAGGACTTGACGCTATATGTATAACCAATCATGATAATAATTATTTAAGAAAAGATATTGGTGATTCTGCAAAAATAAATGGAATCTTGGTAATTGTAGGTGCAGAAATACTTACTTATCAAGGAGATATACTTGTGTTTGGATTAAAGGATATTCCACAGGAAAAGCTTCATGCAGAAGAATTATTAAGTTTAGTTAAAAAAAATAATGGTGTAGCTATAGCCGCTCATCCTTTTAGAAATAATAATAGAGGACTAGAAAATCATTTACATGAAGTAAGTCATTTATTATCTGGTGTGGAATCCTTTAATGGAAGTACCTATGCCTATCATAATTTATATGCTTATGCTACAGCTACAGAATTAAATTTGCCATCTTTAGGAGCTAGTGATGCTCATGTTATTGATAAAATTGGTACTTATGCAACTAAATTTTATTCAACTATAAGAGACCATAAAGACTTTATAGAAGCCATCAAAACAAAAAATTTCCATCCTGTTATGCGAAGAGAAGGAAAGTATATAGATCTGGATTATTCCTATGAAAGTATAATATCAACAACAAAAGCTACTACCATTACAAGGCAGTAG
- a CDS encoding zinc ribbon domain-containing protein — translation MGTLDLLWELQKHDNNLKDMNLKLEEISNGEKAKMLALKLDQMESKLKDIEKRLENSQSKLNRNNLLLKDLDYRLNKTEKDLYEGKISDLKQLSYLDKEREIIKKNIDEKEMEIIEQLEEVENLKEEFLKVKKDFNVLKLEYDKLMEKYSITTENLKTKTKQELEEKEKIVSNVEESILHLYVKLRKEKGNALAEVVEDRCSGCNMLLPTIIIDKLKNMNTLVYCENCGRILYLKK, via the coding sequence ATGGGCACTTTAGACTTATTATGGGAACTTCAAAAACATGATAATAATTTAAAAGATATGAATTTAAAGTTGGAAGAAATATCTAATGGAGAAAAGGCAAAAATGTTAGCTCTAAAGTTAGATCAAATGGAAAGCAAACTTAAAGATATAGAAAAAAGATTGGAAAATAGTCAATCAAAATTAAATAGAAATAATTTATTACTAAAAGATTTGGATTATAGATTAAATAAAACGGAAAAAGATTTATATGAAGGAAAAATTTCAGATTTAAAGCAATTAAGTTATTTGGATAAGGAAAGAGAAATTATAAAGAAAAATATTGATGAAAAAGAAATGGAGATTATAGAACAGTTAGAAGAGGTGGAGAATTTAAAAGAAGAATTTTTAAAAGTTAAGAAAGATTTTAATGTGTTGAAATTAGAATACGATAAATTGATGGAAAAATATAGTATAACTACTGAAAATCTTAAAACAAAAACTAAACAAGAATTAGAAGAAAAAGAAAAGATTGTAAGCAATGTTGAAGAGAGCATACTTCATCTATATGTTAAGTTAAGGAAAGAAAAAGGAAATGCTTTAGCTGAAGTAGTGGAAGATAGATGTAGTGGTTGCAATATGTTATTGCCAACTATTATAATTGATAAGTTAAAAAATATGAATACACTAGTGTATTGTGAAAATTGCGGGAGAATATTATATTTAAAGAAATGA
- a CDS encoding cation diffusion facilitator family transporter — protein MEKYRLGMKISWITTTINILLAAIKIVAGIIGNSNAMLADGVHTLSDVLTTLVVIIGLKVSSKEADEKHPYGHEKYESIFAKLLSLLLVCTGIFIGYEGVKLLIKGNIRTPSRVALIAAIISILVKELMYRYTIKVAKKIKSISMEADAWHHRSDVFSSIGTFIGILGSRLGLKVLDPIAAIIVSILIIKVGIDLYIESIKGLVDESADYEIISKIEDITYSVEGVKGIKNLKTRIFGNKIYVDMDLQVKGDITVTEGHNIAEKVHDLIEKNIEDVKHCMVHVEPEDKNL, from the coding sequence ATGGAAAAATATAGATTAGGAATGAAGATATCTTGGATTACTACAACAATTAATATATTACTTGCAGCAATAAAAATAGTTGCCGGGATTATAGGAAATAGTAATGCTATGTTGGCAGATGGCGTTCATACATTGTCAGATGTGTTAACAACTTTGGTGGTAATAATAGGATTAAAGGTATCTTCAAAAGAAGCAGATGAAAAGCATCCATATGGACATGAAAAATATGAATCTATATTTGCAAAATTATTAAGTTTGCTTTTAGTTTGTACAGGTATTTTTATAGGTTATGAAGGTGTAAAATTATTAATTAAGGGAAACATAAGAACTCCTAGTAGAGTTGCTTTAATAGCTGCAATAATATCTATATTGGTTAAAGAGTTGATGTATAGATATACAATTAAAGTAGCTAAAAAGATAAAGAGTATATCCATGGAGGCGGATGCTTGGCATCATAGATCAGATGTTTTTTCTTCTATAGGTACTTTTATCGGTATTTTAGGTTCTCGTTTAGGGCTAAAGGTGTTAGATCCGATAGCTGCAATAATAGTAAGTATTTTAATTATAAAAGTTGGTATAGATTTATATATTGAATCTATTAAGGGATTAGTTGATGAATCAGCAGATTATGAAATTATATCCAAAATAGAGGATATAACTTATTCTGTAGAAGGAGTAAAAGGAATAAAAAATTTAAAGACTAGAATTTTTGGAAACAAAATATATGTAGATATGGATTTACAGGTTAAAGGAGATATTACAGTAACAGAAGGTCACAATATTGCAGAAAAAGTGCATGATTTAATTGAAAAAAATATTGAAGATGTAAAACATTGTATGGTACATGTAGAACCAGAAGATAAAAACTTATAA
- a CDS encoding M56 family metallopeptidase, translated as MEKLFLNTINTSIIVSIIILFILVLRFLFKKAPKKFSYILWLILLIKLIIPFSFKTKFNPMPSKFIEFSNKSYIEETVQNKETIPNLETNTKERIKTNDNKIVESPIQFKENVTNKNKFTIRNSIPYIWIIGIILFLLHGFISNQKLKKSLKDSTYIYENIYENKNLNTAFIHGIINPKIYIPNYLNEKEREYIIIHEKTHLKRYDHIVKFLYYIALSMHWFNPLIWIAFVLMERDMELSCDEAVMKKIGNVAKKDYCTTLLSLATGHKMKIAVPLSFSENNTKERVKNVLNYKKPKKWVIIVLIVIIVVSVFFIFTRPKDKGEDIINNVEDDEYGLYNRTFKDPRDAAEIIFSKELEKVKEYTHENVKIEEAKITKFKRLYSYEGYLDNPIEVFTFEYIIKGKELLDYPFVDISNDGVLTEENLVGVGKPLLAFSIVDGRYEFLGFIFYGEFYSDTKAEIEIGLNELLENRGLKGPEIFPGNHIIAEYKLREGGTYKILLSQPAKTGVKGIWCVDRWMDENGNMYYNIIQSDLSLKEYYAQIQEQVDNGKNQDLLDGEKVALNFIKEYLDYNFAKPYMFEFYENASIEDFLIKPTNQYFGYIMELVKYDWSEDYTIHFDKAEFLHNVDPEDLERLKELGVDPNKLDNGYYIYNPTSYPVSFTIDEDTEFYIIKLGDTHAVKVSEDEFIEHYNKNKDALYMLEDENFKLRKVMQVYLP; from the coding sequence ATGGAAAAATTATTTTTGAATACAATAAATACTAGCATTATAGTTTCTATTATTATTTTATTTATTTTAGTTTTAAGATTTTTATTTAAAAAAGCTCCAAAAAAATTTTCTTATATATTGTGGCTTATACTTTTAATTAAATTAATTATACCTTTTTCTTTCAAAACCAAGTTTAATCCAATGCCAAGTAAATTTATAGAGTTTTCAAACAAAAGTTATATAGAAGAAACAGTTCAAAATAAAGAAACTATACCAAATTTAGAAACGAATACAAAAGAGAGGATAAAAACAAATGATAATAAAATTGTAGAATCCCCTATTCAATTTAAAGAAAATGTCACTAATAAAAACAAGTTTACCATAAGAAATAGTATTCCTTATATTTGGATAATAGGAATTATATTATTTTTACTACATGGTTTTATTTCAAATCAAAAACTTAAGAAAAGTTTAAAAGATTCCACTTATATTTATGAAAATATATATGAAAACAAAAATCTAAATACTGCTTTTATCCATGGTATTATTAATCCTAAAATATATATACCAAATTACTTAAATGAAAAGGAAAGAGAATATATAATAATTCATGAGAAAACACATTTAAAAAGATATGATCATATTGTAAAATTTTTATACTATATTGCACTTTCTATGCATTGGTTTAATCCTTTAATTTGGATAGCTTTTGTGCTAATGGAGAGGGATATGGAACTTTCTTGTGATGAAGCTGTAATGAAAAAAATTGGAAATGTTGCAAAGAAAGATTATTGTACAACATTACTTTCTCTGGCAACTGGACATAAAATGAAAATAGCAGTACCTCTTAGTTTTAGTGAAAATAATACAAAAGAAAGGGTAAAAAATGTGTTAAACTATAAAAAACCAAAAAAATGGGTAATTATTGTATTGATTGTGATTATAGTGGTTTCAGTATTTTTCATATTTACTAGACCTAAAGATAAAGGTGAAGATATAATTAATAATGTAGAAGATGATGAATATGGTCTTTATAATAGGACTTTTAAAGATCCTAGAGATGCAGCAGAAATAATATTTAGTAAAGAATTAGAAAAAGTTAAAGAATATACTCATGAAAATGTTAAAATTGAAGAAGCTAAAATTACAAAATTTAAAAGATTATATTCTTATGAAGGATATTTAGATAATCCTATAGAAGTATTTACTTTTGAATATATAATAAAGGGAAAAGAATTATTAGATTATCCATTTGTGGATATAAGTAATGATGGTGTCTTAACAGAAGAGAATTTAGTAGGAGTAGGCAAGCCACTATTAGCCTTTTCTATTGTAGATGGTAGATATGAATTCTTAGGCTTTATATTCTATGGTGAATTTTACTCAGATACTAAAGCAGAAATTGAAATAGGATTAAATGAGTTATTAGAAAATAGAGGATTAAAAGGACCTGAGATTTTTCCTGGCAATCATATTATAGCAGAATACAAACTTAGGGAAGGGGGAACATATAAAATTTTATTGTCTCAACCTGCAAAAACAGGAGTAAAGGGAATATGGTGTGTAGATAGATGGATGGATGAGAACGGTAATATGTATTATAATATCATTCAAAGTGATTTAAGTTTGAAAGAATATTATGCTCAAATTCAGGAACAAGTAGATAATGGTAAAAATCAAGACTTATTAGATGGGGAAAAAGTAGCATTAAATTTTATCAAAGAATATTTAGATTATAATTTTGCTAAACCTTATATGTTTGAATTTTACGAAAATGCTAGTATAGAGGATTTTTTAATTAAACCAACAAATCAATACTTTGGCTATATAATGGAACTGGTAAAATATGATTGGTCAGAAGACTATACTATTCATTTTGATAAAGCGGAATTTCTCCATAATGTAGATCCTGAGGATTTGGAAAGATTAAAAGAACTTGGTGTTGACCCAAATAAATTAGATAATGGCTACTATATCTATAATCCTACATCCTATCCAGTTTCCTTTACAATTGATGAAGATACAGAATTTTATATAATAAAATTGGGCGACACCCATGCAGTAAAGGTAAGCGAGGATGAATTTATAGAACATTATAATAAAAACAAAGATGCATTATATATGCTAGAAGATGAGAATTTCAAATTAAGAAAAGTGATGCAAGTATATTTGCCATAA
- a CDS encoding ComEC/Rec2 family competence protein, whose amino-acid sequence MAFLNLIPGFRSGIMWKSIIALFYYVISIYYFIHSIGMLLFLLSTPFSFFSFIDLMGWYQVGYSYSITRNIFIISTTFVTISAIAVFHSFFNIKSLRKKVNSRICKNPSNDLKVHFLSIGQADSILIQQGNKNLLIDGGYWVSGRPILRYIKNIGVNKLDYLIVTHPHNDHIGGLPRIINNIPIENVIINNKNPYKTRRYYKKHNQLLKMINKRGINLIHPVAGETFKIGDFKLKIVAPNGGNYERINNYSIVIKLIYKNNSFLFAADAEEYSEMEMLKHNRDIKADVLKVGHHGSCTSSSEEFLRAVSPKYAVISVGYNSFYGQPDKAVLDRLDNIGATLYRTDKRGTIIATSNGYNIKFNKKSCPYPKAKIFYTSIRLKYRLLHGNRSFN is encoded by the coding sequence ATGGCTTTTCTAAACTTAATTCCTGGATTTCGTAGTGGAATCATGTGGAAATCTATAATTGCACTTTTCTATTATGTGATATCTATATACTATTTTATCCATAGTATAGGTATGTTATTGTTTTTATTGTCTACACCATTTTCTTTTTTTTCTTTTATAGATTTAATGGGTTGGTATCAAGTAGGTTATAGTTATAGCATTACTAGAAATATATTTATAATATCTACCACATTTGTAACTATAAGTGCAATAGCTGTTTTTCATTCGTTTTTCAATATAAAATCACTTAGAAAGAAAGTTAATAGTCGAATTTGCAAAAATCCCTCTAATGATCTAAAAGTTCATTTTTTAAGTATAGGACAAGCTGATTCCATATTAATTCAACAAGGAAATAAAAATTTATTAATAGATGGTGGATATTGGGTGAGCGGAAGACCTATTTTAAGATATATTAAAAATATTGGTGTAAATAAGTTAGATTATCTTATAGTAACTCATCCCCATAATGATCATATTGGAGGATTGCCCAGGATTATAAATAATATACCTATAGAAAATGTGATTATAAATAATAAAAATCCTTATAAAACAAGAAGATATTATAAAAAGCATAATCAATTACTGAAAATGATAAATAAAAGAGGTATAAATTTAATTCATCCAGTAGCAGGAGAAACTTTTAAAATAGGAGATTTTAAGTTAAAAATTGTTGCTCCTAATGGAGGAAATTATGAAAGGATAAATAATTATTCTATAGTTATAAAACTTATATATAAAAACAACTCTTTCCTGTTTGCAGCTGACGCAGAAGAGTATTCAGAAATGGAAATGCTTAAACATAACAGAGATATAAAAGCAGATGTATTAAAAGTAGGGCATCATGGGAGTTGTACTTCGTCTAGTGAAGAGTTTTTAAGAGCTGTGTCCCCTAAATATGCAGTAATAAGTGTAGGCTACAATAGTTTTTATGGGCAACCAGATAAAGCTGTATTAGATAGACTTGATAATATAGGTGCTACTTTATATCGCACAGATAAAAGAGGTACTATTATAGCTACATCTAATGGATATAATATTAAATTTAATAAAAAAAGTTGTCCTTATCCAAAAGCCAAAATTTTTTATACATCGATAAGATTAAAATATAGATTATTACACGGCAATAGAAGTTTTAATTAA
- the arcC gene encoding carbamate kinase gives MKIVVALGGNALQNKDSDFTSESQLNIIRKSVKHLVDIIEKGHDLIITHGNGPQIGRIIIQNEIAKGITPAMPFDVCGAMSQGMIGYHIQQALGDEIKERGKKKSVATIITQIVVDKDDDGFKNPTKPIGPFYSKEEALRLKEEKGYEIIEDSGRGYRRVVASPKPKKIVEIETIRTLVDNGNIVIAAGGGGIPVIEEGSKLRGVEAVIDKDLASERLAKDIDADILLILTAVDKVYLNYRKTNERGLNKVGVVEMKKYIEQGHFAPGSMLPKVLASIGFVESKRGRKAIITSLDKANTALCGLSGTIIE, from the coding sequence TTGAAAATAGTAGTTGCATTGGGAGGAAATGCGTTACAAAATAAAGATAGTGATTTTACATCCGAGTCTCAACTTAATATTATAAGAAAGAGTGTAAAACATTTAGTAGATATTATAGAAAAAGGGCATGATTTGATCATTACTCATGGCAATGGTCCTCAAATAGGAAGGATAATCATACAAAATGAGATAGCAAAGGGAATTACTCCTGCAATGCCTTTTGATGTATGTGGAGCTATGAGTCAAGGAATGATTGGATACCATATCCAACAGGCTTTAGGAGATGAGATCAAAGAGAGGGGCAAAAAAAAGTCAGTAGCCACAATAATAACTCAAATAGTTGTAGATAAAGATGACGATGGTTTTAAAAATCCTACTAAACCTATAGGTCCCTTTTATTCTAAGGAAGAAGCATTAAGATTAAAAGAAGAGAAAGGATATGAAATTATAGAGGATTCAGGTAGAGGATATAGACGAGTGGTGGCATCTCCAAAACCTAAAAAAATAGTGGAAATAGAAACCATAAGAACATTAGTAGATAATGGTAATATAGTAATAGCAGCTGGTGGAGGTGGTATACCCGTAATAGAAGAAGGGTCCAAACTTAGAGGTGTAGAAGCAGTAATTGATAAGGATTTAGCTTCGGAAAGATTAGCAAAGGATATTGATGCGGATATTTTACTTATTTTGACTGCAGTAGACAAAGTTTATTTAAATTATAGGAAGACAAATGAAAGAGGATTAAATAAAGTTGGAGTTGTAGAAATGAAAAAGTATATAGAACAAGGTCATTTTGCACCTGGAAGCATGTTACCAAAAGTATTAGCATCTATTGGATTTGTAGAATCAAAGCGAGGAAGAAAAGCTATCATAACTTCATTAGATAAAGCTAATACAGCACTTTGTGGGCTAAGTGGTACTATTATTGAGTAA